Proteins encoded by one window of Flavobacterium sp. N502540:
- a CDS encoding polysaccharide pyruvyl transferase family protein, translating to MKSIRLFWWNERIIQGKTKENYGDLLGKYLVEKISGKKVIFAWPKKNRIADLFNPIYVTIGSILTNVNHKCIVWGSGIISKEYPIKKAQFLAVRGPYTRNFLLEQNHEVPEVFGDPALLLPRYFNPPTEKKYRYGIIPHYDDAVFIEAMNLETDDICVLSMMTNDIEGKTIEFLQCEKIISSSLHGIIVAHAYGIPAVWQRFSDKVFGDDIKYQDYFESVELENYKPEIRLDPYSAKELEALFEQFPSLPKENVLEKLRDGLMEVCPFA from the coding sequence ATGAAAAGTATTCGGCTTTTTTGGTGGAATGAAAGAATTATTCAAGGGAAGACGAAAGAGAATTATGGTGATTTATTAGGGAAATATTTAGTTGAAAAGATTTCAGGAAAAAAAGTAATTTTTGCCTGGCCCAAAAAAAATAGAATTGCGGATTTATTTAATCCAATATATGTTACAATTGGAAGTATTTTAACCAATGTCAATCATAAATGTATTGTTTGGGGAAGTGGAATAATCAGCAAAGAATATCCAATTAAGAAAGCCCAATTTTTGGCAGTTAGAGGCCCGTATACGCGTAACTTTTTGTTAGAACAAAATCATGAAGTTCCCGAAGTTTTTGGAGATCCGGCTTTATTACTGCCTCGTTATTTTAATCCCCCAACAGAAAAAAAATATCGTTACGGAATTATTCCACATTATGACGACGCCGTTTTTATTGAAGCGATGAATCTGGAAACAGATGACATTTGCGTTCTTAGTATGATGACAAATGATATTGAAGGTAAAACCATCGAGTTTTTGCAATGTGAAAAAATTATTTCATCGTCTTTGCACGGTATCATTGTAGCACACGCTTACGGAATCCCGGCGGTTTGGCAGCGATTTTCAGATAAAGTTTTTGGAGATGACATCAAATATCAGGATTATTTTGAATCGGTAGAATTAGAAAATTACAAGCCTGAAATTAGATTAGATCCTTATAGTGCAAAAGAACTAGAAGCATTATTTGAACAGTTTCCAAGTCTACCAAAAGAAAATGTTTTAGAGAAGCTTAGAGACGGGCTAATGGAAGTTTGTCCTTTTGCTTAA
- a CDS encoding lipid II:glycine glycyltransferase FemX, whose translation MQILFTKESYWLDKWDEFVSNNNRGNHLILSDWLASYKSYGFDFELGICLDNDEIVGGLGAVIAKMGFFKFYIVPHGPIFNEGFENIIAFVIKELVKRAKKVKCCYLQYSLPFSNDAAIASYSYGSDLKDQIEGLGSNGNLFKYVYSSYGINWLSFNETTSAEELLQKFTIQARRNINLGYRNDIQIGYPKSEEDCRLAYKLIEDNAKQSNYSVRAFEDFKTTILSLIDKNKAFLLTVSFNNEIKGAAFIVNCGNYLSYISGGTKKEKPDLNIGYIIHWEAIKKSYELGFRGYNISMGGSQGVLDFKAKFMAEPIFFDHPHYHLIIRSGIFKMYLFLNEYFKKNKAKISRILKRIK comes from the coding sequence ATGCAGATCCTTTTTACTAAAGAAAGTTATTGGCTCGACAAATGGGATGAATTTGTTAGTAACAACAATAGAGGAAATCATTTAATACTTTCAGATTGGTTAGCATCTTATAAGTCGTATGGTTTTGATTTTGAGTTAGGAATATGTCTTGACAATGATGAAATAGTGGGAGGTCTAGGAGCTGTAATTGCAAAAATGGGATTCTTTAAGTTTTACATTGTTCCTCATGGCCCTATTTTTAATGAAGGTTTTGAGAACATTATTGCATTTGTGATTAAAGAACTGGTAAAACGTGCAAAAAAAGTAAAATGTTGTTACTTGCAATATAGTTTACCATTTTCTAATGATGCCGCAATTGCATCTTATTCGTATGGATCAGATTTAAAAGATCAAATAGAAGGCTTAGGATCAAATGGAAATTTATTTAAATATGTTTATAGTTCATACGGAATAAATTGGTTGAGTTTTAATGAAACAACGTCTGCAGAAGAATTGTTACAGAAATTCACCATACAGGCAAGACGTAATATTAATTTGGGTTATAGAAATGATATTCAAATAGGATATCCAAAAAGTGAAGAGGATTGTAGGTTAGCCTATAAATTAATTGAAGATAATGCAAAACAGAGCAATTACTCCGTTCGGGCATTCGAAGACTTTAAAACCACAATATTAAGCCTGATCGATAAAAACAAAGCATTTTTACTGACAGTTAGTTTTAATAATGAAATAAAAGGAGCTGCATTTATTGTTAATTGTGGTAACTATTTAAGTTACATTTCGGGAGGTACGAAAAAAGAAAAACCGGACTTAAATATTGGTTACATCATTCATTGGGAAGCGATAAAAAAGTCATACGAGCTAGGTTTTAGAGGTTATAACATATCTATGGGAGGCTCTCAAGGAGTTCTGGATTTTAAAGCAAAATTTATGGCCGAACCCATTTTTTTTGATCACCCGCACTATCATTTAATAATCAGGTCAGGGATTTTTAAAATGTATTTATTTTTAAATGAGTATTTTAAGAAGAATAAAGCAAAAATATCTAGGATTTTAAAAAGAATCAAATAA
- a CDS encoding class I SAM-dependent methyltransferase, translating to MEKLLVRLINKIKNFNKSKKQVSNAEDRLEKITALRSEKKSDIERWSQNEELYEDWNERTKILGDYIHPNATILEFGAGNMILKTYLKNYSKYTPSDILKRFEETVVCDLNEPISLDLLEYNTIVFSGVLEYVYDIENVFKQIKSNTKQIVLSYCCSDIVKLTREKNGWLSDYTRPELEQIFKKYDFEVESYTEWRQQSIYNLKRII from the coding sequence ATGGAGAAATTGCTTGTGAGATTAATAAATAAAATTAAAAATTTCAATAAATCTAAAAAGCAAGTCAGCAATGCTGAAGATAGATTAGAGAAAATAACTGCATTGCGATCAGAAAAAAAATCCGACATTGAAAGATGGAGTCAGAACGAAGAGCTTTATGAAGACTGGAATGAAAGAACAAAAATATTAGGTGATTATATTCACCCTAATGCTACTATTCTTGAATTTGGAGCTGGAAATATGATTTTGAAAACTTATTTAAAAAATTATTCAAAATATACTCCATCAGATATTCTAAAGAGATTTGAAGAAACGGTAGTATGTGATTTAAATGAGCCAATTTCTCTAGATTTATTGGAGTATAATACGATCGTTTTTAGTGGAGTTTTGGAATATGTTTATGATATTGAAAATGTATTTAAACAAATTAAATCGAATACAAAACAAATTGTCTTGTCATACTGCTGTTCAGATATAGTAAAACTAACAAGAGAAAAGAATGGGTGGTTAAGTGATTACACTAGACCAGAGTTAGAACAAATATTCAAAAAGTACGATTTTGAAGTCGAAAGTTATACAGAGTGGAGACAACAATCTATTTATAATTTAAAACGAATAATCTAA
- a CDS encoding N-acetylneuraminate synthase family protein encodes MNSYKKPYVIAEIGCNHKGEIEIAKELIKIAKIFCNADAVKFQKRNNKELLTEVQYNAPHPNASNSYGDTYGAHREFLEFDLAQHAILKQYCEEIGIVYSTSVWDTTSAKEIASLKPEFIKIPSACNNNYEMLSWLCENYSGELHISTGMTTKEETDDLVNFFIQKNRNQDLVLYNCTSGYPVPFDDVCLLDINILIQKYGDKVKHIGFSGHHLGIAVDIAAFTLGANIIERHYTIDRTWKGTDHAASLEPMGLRKLSRDLNAVHQALTFKKTDILAIEQVQRDKLKNQKV; translated from the coding sequence ATGAATAGTTACAAAAAGCCTTATGTTATTGCTGAAATTGGATGTAATCATAAAGGAGAAATTGAAATAGCAAAAGAGCTAATCAAAATTGCTAAAATATTTTGCAATGCGGATGCGGTAAAATTTCAAAAGAGAAATAATAAAGAATTATTGACGGAAGTGCAATATAATGCCCCTCATCCAAATGCTTCTAATTCCTATGGTGATACTTATGGTGCGCATCGTGAATTTTTAGAGTTTGATTTAGCACAGCATGCAATTCTAAAACAATATTGCGAAGAAATTGGAATTGTGTATTCAACTTCTGTTTGGGATACAACTTCTGCAAAAGAAATTGCTTCTTTAAAACCGGAGTTTATTAAAATTCCATCAGCGTGTAATAATAATTACGAAATGTTATCCTGGCTTTGTGAAAATTATAGTGGAGAATTACATATTTCAACCGGAATGACCACAAAAGAAGAAACAGATGATTTAGTAAATTTCTTTATTCAAAAAAACAGAAATCAGGATTTAGTATTATACAATTGTACGTCGGGATATCCGGTACCTTTTGATGATGTATGTTTATTAGATATTAATATTCTAATTCAAAAATATGGAGACAAAGTAAAACACATTGGGTTTTCAGGTCACCATTTAGGTATTGCAGTAGATATTGCAGCTTTTACTTTGGGAGCAAACATCATCGAACGTCACTATACCATCGACAGAACATGGAAAGGAACCGATCATGCAGCTTCACTTGAACCAATGGGTTTACGCAAACTGTCAAGAGATTTAAATGCAGTTCATCAAGCGTTGACATTCAAAAAAACAGATATTCTGGCGATCGAGCAAGTGCAGCGGGATAAGCTTAAAAACCAAAAAGTTTAA
- a CDS encoding UDP-glycosyltransferase produces MKNNIFIFLPDGVGLRNFAFTKFKSIGEENNFKITYWNNTPFSLNGELNYDEVKIKDQKIHPLTTVFARARKRIELNIFDKKYKETVYNTYNFPQSYSSVTNAAKSILVDLLVFFGSNTAGNKFVRERIKKLERKSSKYQSCKLQLQENKPDFIFCTNPRPTQAIAPILAAKDLGIPTGTFIFSWDNLPKATTLIETDFYFVWSDHMKKELLMYCPYIASEKIFVTGTPQFESHFDSTLIQSKEDFFAEHKLDLGRKYICFSGDDIVTSPLDQYYLEDLAISVRELNKQGYSLGIIYRKCPVDFTDRYDAILKEYQDVIVSIDPLWRPVGKNWNEIMPSKEDFALQSNICEHTEFVGNIASSMVFDFVAHNKSCLFFDYEQPQLKKGIRDIGQNYNYIHFRSMPSKEAALWIRSKENLTQTVKDIIDARSSSVFEGKKWFEVIVGPNPTIASDKIWNSIDRILKQ; encoded by the coding sequence ATGAAAAATAATATTTTTATCTTTTTGCCTGATGGTGTCGGATTGAGGAATTTTGCTTTTACAAAGTTTAAATCGATAGGCGAAGAGAATAATTTTAAAATTACGTACTGGAATAATACCCCTTTTTCACTTAACGGAGAGTTAAATTATGATGAGGTAAAAATTAAAGATCAAAAGATCCATCCTTTGACAACTGTTTTTGCCCGTGCCAGAAAACGAATTGAACTAAATATTTTTGATAAGAAATATAAAGAAACAGTTTATAATACTTACAATTTTCCTCAAAGTTACAGTTCGGTTACAAATGCAGCAAAAAGTATTTTAGTAGATCTTTTGGTTTTCTTTGGTTCTAATACCGCAGGAAATAAATTTGTTCGTGAACGTATTAAAAAATTGGAACGAAAATCATCTAAATATCAAAGCTGTAAATTGCAATTGCAAGAAAATAAACCCGATTTTATTTTTTGTACTAATCCGAGACCAACTCAGGCAATTGCACCAATTTTAGCTGCTAAAGACTTAGGAATTCCAACGGGAACTTTTATATTTTCATGGGATAATTTACCAAAAGCAACAACCCTAATCGAAACCGATTTTTATTTCGTCTGGAGCGATCACATGAAGAAAGAACTTCTGATGTATTGCCCTTATATTGCTTCGGAAAAGATATTCGTAACCGGAACACCACAATTTGAAAGTCATTTCGATTCGACTTTGATACAATCGAAAGAAGACTTTTTTGCAGAGCACAAATTAGATTTGGGCAGGAAGTATATTTGTTTTTCTGGTGATGACATTGTTACATCACCTCTGGATCAATATTATTTAGAAGACTTGGCCATCTCAGTTCGTGAATTGAATAAGCAAGGATATTCTTTAGGAATCATTTATCGTAAATGCCCGGTTGATTTTACAGATCGTTATGATGCAATTTTAAAAGAATATCAGGATGTCATTGTTTCAATTGATCCATTGTGGCGGCCAGTTGGTAAAAACTGGAATGAAATTATGCCTTCAAAAGAAGATTTTGCGCTGCAATCTAATATTTGCGAACATACTGAATTCGTTGGGAATATTGCTTCATCTATGGTTTTTGACTTTGTTGCTCATAATAAATCATGTTTGTTTTTTGATTACGAGCAGCCTCAATTAAAAAAGGGAATTAGAGACATAGGGCAAAACTATAATTATATTCATTTTCGCTCAATGCCTTCAAAAGAAGCTGCATTATGGATAAGAAGTAAAGAAAATTTAACTCAAACGGTTAAAGATATTATAGATGCAAGGTCATCAAGCGTTTTCGAAGGTAAAAAATGGTTTGAAGTAATAGTCGGACCAAATCCTACTATTGCGTCAGATAAGATTTGGAATAGTATAGATAGAATTTTAAAACAATAG
- a CDS encoding acylneuraminate cytidylyltransferase — protein MKKTAIIPLRKGSKGIPGKNKKKMLGRPLFSWVLTEAIFSDLDEIYVFTDDIEIITFIKKEYYWSPKVKVELRGEQNANDTASTESVMIEFANEVTNDFDIFCLLQATSPMTTSEDINAVLNEIITHKKTAALTVVNTHRFTWNSEGTPQNYDIFNRPRRQDFEGLLIENGAVYATTKEAFLETKNRVSGTIGLVKMEETSLVEIDSMTDWKIVEELLVNRLKKSKSHQRIDYLVLDVDGVFTNGQVFYAAEGELAKAFDMRDGMGLEILRQHKVEVIVMTSENSELVAQRMKKLQISNTFLGVKDKYSFLRQFIKDRNSSFAAVAYIGDDVNDLTNICSVGWSFTPADATEIVKQKADYLLTKSAAAGAIREACEKIIAYNERYE, from the coding sequence ATGAAAAAGACAGCTATTATTCCGCTTAGAAAAGGATCAAAAGGAATACCTGGTAAAAATAAAAAAAAGATGTTAGGCCGTCCACTTTTTTCATGGGTATTGACCGAAGCTATTTTTTCTGATTTAGATGAAATCTATGTTTTTACGGACGATATCGAAATCATTACGTTTATTAAAAAAGAATATTACTGGTCACCAAAAGTAAAGGTAGAATTACGTGGAGAGCAGAATGCAAATGATACTGCTTCGACAGAAAGCGTTATGATAGAATTTGCAAATGAGGTAACGAACGATTTTGATATTTTTTGTTTGCTGCAAGCGACATCTCCAATGACAACTTCAGAAGATATTAATGCAGTTTTAAATGAGATTATTACCCATAAAAAAACAGCTGCATTGACAGTGGTTAATACACATCGTTTTACATGGAATTCAGAAGGGACGCCACAAAATTATGACATTTTTAATCGCCCGAGACGACAGGATTTTGAGGGTTTACTTATTGAAAACGGAGCTGTTTATGCCACTACGAAAGAGGCTTTTCTGGAAACTAAAAATCGTGTAAGCGGAACTATCGGATTAGTAAAAATGGAGGAAACCAGTTTGGTTGAAATCGATTCGATGACCGATTGGAAAATTGTAGAAGAACTTTTAGTAAACCGGCTTAAAAAAAGCAAATCACATCAGCGTATCGATTATTTAGTTTTGGATGTTGACGGTGTTTTTACAAATGGACAAGTATTTTATGCAGCTGAAGGAGAATTGGCAAAAGCATTTGACATGCGTGACGGAATGGGACTTGAGATATTACGCCAGCATAAGGTGGAAGTAATAGTTATGACGTCTGAAAATTCTGAATTAGTAGCCCAGCGAATGAAGAAACTTCAGATATCAAATACATTTTTAGGAGTTAAGGATAAATACTCGTTTTTGAGGCAATTTATTAAAGATAGAAATAGTAGTTTTGCCGCCGTTGCCTATATCGGAGATGATGTGAACGACCTGACTAATATTTGCAGTGTAGGATGGTCATTTACTCCGGCTGATGCAACAGAAATAGTAAAACAAAAAGCAGATTATCTGCTCACTAAGTCTGCAGCTGCAGGTGCTATTAGAGAAGCATGCGAGAAAATAATTGCCTACAATGAAAGATATGAATAG
- a CDS encoding glycosyltransferase family 4 protein, translating to MHIALLTPEFPHAKVEHAAGIGTSIKNLATSLVKKGVSVSVFVYGQKTEEIIIENQIRIHLIKERKYSFLGWFFHRKYIQKYCNAVIKKESISVIEAPDWTGITAFMKFRIPLIIRFHGSDTYFCHLENRKQKLKNFWFEKWALNRAAAFIAPTSFAGNLSKKLFGINNKEIKTIHYGLELQNFTNNSPTIYDKGLLLYVGTLIRKKGVLELPQIFNQVRKEFPNLKLVLIGGDSYDIKTNSGSTWQLMQSKFKDDDLRNVDYLGKIPYNEIEHYIKKANVCVFPTFAETLGMVTIEAMAMQKAVVNSNIGWAQELIVDGESGYLVHPAEHDLFANRITTLLKDESLCLKIGENARERVEAKFDINKIVQENIEFYRRIISKNLQPQ from the coding sequence ATGCATATAGCCCTTTTAACTCCGGAATTTCCCCATGCAAAAGTGGAACATGCTGCTGGTATTGGAACCAGTATAAAAAACCTCGCTACCTCTTTAGTTAAGAAAGGAGTAAGTGTTTCTGTTTTTGTTTATGGACAAAAAACAGAGGAAATAATTATAGAAAATCAAATTAGAATTCATTTAATTAAAGAGAGAAAATATTCTTTTTTAGGTTGGTTCTTTCATAGAAAATACATTCAGAAATATTGTAATGCTGTAATAAAAAAAGAAAGTATATCTGTAATTGAAGCACCGGATTGGACAGGAATTACGGCTTTCATGAAATTTAGAATTCCTTTAATAATCCGTTTTCACGGAAGTGACACCTATTTTTGCCATTTGGAAAACAGAAAACAGAAACTTAAAAATTTTTGGTTTGAAAAATGGGCTCTGAATCGTGCAGCAGCTTTTATTGCGCCTACAAGTTTTGCAGGGAATCTCTCGAAGAAACTTTTTGGAATAAATAATAAAGAAATAAAAACAATCCATTACGGGTTAGAACTGCAAAATTTTACCAATAATTCTCCAACTATTTATGATAAGGGTCTACTTTTATATGTTGGAACTTTAATTCGAAAAAAGGGAGTTTTAGAATTGCCTCAAATTTTTAACCAAGTACGTAAAGAGTTTCCCAATTTAAAGTTGGTTTTAATTGGAGGTGATTCCTATGATATAAAAACAAATTCGGGCTCAACATGGCAATTGATGCAAAGTAAATTTAAAGATGATGATCTGAGAAATGTAGATTATCTCGGTAAAATTCCATACAATGAGATTGAGCATTATATCAAGAAAGCAAATGTTTGTGTATTCCCTACTTTTGCTGAAACTTTAGGAATGGTAACCATTGAAGCTATGGCAATGCAAAAAGCAGTTGTTAATAGTAATATCGGTTGGGCTCAGGAACTTATTGTCGATGGCGAAAGCGGTTATTTAGTACATCCGGCCGAGCATGATTTGTTTGCAAATAGAATTACAACATTACTTAAAGACGAGTCACTTTGTTTAAAAATAGGAGAAAACGCCAGAGAAAGAGTAGAAGCTAAATTTGATATTAATAAAATTGTACAAGAAAATATTGAGTTTTACAGAAGAATAATTAGTAAAAATTTGCAACCACAATGA
- a CDS encoding glycosyltransferase family 2 protein, producing the protein MIIVYHKENKVVEVEFEKKTICVSQMNIAKTLFEMAALHPQSLIVWCHIDFRSSLNVSKFQDIFHHSKIMASYSPFFKTFLPDSIGYVEESPFIKINRKVNYPTWQTSSWVGGLNAAVLVALNGKIKATFNFDYFLHSLAKLAMETGLFCYSDPTLLIDNSTELKEKRNNSYILFRFVKQHYRTRWVFLLFMNLLLYKRKFAIFPLIHCFIYRRRKLADDSLEQIQVQSTKNIFSTKTIDVIIPTIGRKQYLYDVLKDLSVQSHLPKNVIIVEQNTNVESSSELDYLKEENWPFGIKHIFTHQPGACNARNVALKEVSNDWVFMADDDIRIKESFLKEAFVQINKFGLDEITFACNEAMYDNSKENYSNIQWETFGSGCSIVKRQSIENIRYRKGFEFGYGEDTDFGMQLRNKGVDIIYFTQPEILHLKAPIGGFRTKPVLEWQNDSIQPKPSPTVMLYKQLHLTEEQINGYKMILFFKFYKVQNTKNPVRYYKNFQKQWKQSLYWANQLITK; encoded by the coding sequence ATGATAATTGTTTATCATAAAGAAAATAAAGTCGTTGAGGTAGAGTTTGAAAAGAAAACGATATGTGTTTCTCAGATGAATATTGCAAAAACACTATTCGAAATGGCTGCCTTGCATCCTCAAAGTTTAATAGTTTGGTGTCATATTGATTTTAGATCAAGTTTAAATGTTTCAAAATTTCAGGATATTTTTCATCATTCTAAAATAATGGCATCTTACAGTCCATTTTTTAAAACATTCTTACCGGATTCTATTGGCTACGTGGAGGAATCGCCATTTATAAAAATTAATAGGAAGGTTAATTATCCAACCTGGCAGACCAGCAGTTGGGTTGGAGGACTTAATGCAGCTGTTTTAGTAGCGCTGAATGGAAAAATAAAAGCAACTTTTAACTTTGATTATTTCTTACATTCTTTAGCAAAATTAGCAATGGAGACAGGGCTATTTTGTTACTCAGATCCAACATTATTAATTGATAATTCAACAGAATTAAAAGAGAAGAGAAACAATAGCTATATTTTATTTCGATTTGTTAAGCAGCATTATCGAACCCGTTGGGTATTTTTATTGTTCATGAATTTGTTATTGTATAAAAGAAAATTTGCTATTTTTCCATTAATCCACTGTTTCATTTATCGCAGAAGAAAACTTGCTGATGATTCATTGGAGCAAATTCAGGTTCAGTCAACAAAAAATATATTTAGTACCAAAACTATAGATGTAATAATCCCAACCATAGGAAGAAAGCAATATCTATATGATGTTTTAAAAGATTTATCAGTACAGAGTCATCTGCCTAAAAATGTGATCATAGTAGAGCAAAATACCAATGTAGAAAGTAGTTCCGAGCTTGATTATCTTAAAGAAGAAAATTGGCCTTTTGGAATAAAGCACATTTTTACGCATCAGCCGGGTGCTTGTAATGCGAGAAATGTAGCTTTAAAAGAGGTGAGTAACGATTGGGTTTTTATGGCCGACGACGATATTAGAATTAAAGAATCATTTTTGAAAGAAGCTTTTGTTCAAATAAATAAATTTGGACTTGACGAGATTACGTTTGCCTGCAATGAAGCCATGTATGATAATAGTAAAGAAAATTACAGTAATATACAATGGGAAACATTTGGGTCTGGCTGTAGTATTGTAAAGCGGCAATCTATAGAAAATATTAGATACCGAAAAGGTTTCGAATTTGGTTATGGTGAGGATACTGATTTTGGTATGCAATTGCGAAATAAAGGTGTAGATATTATTTACTTCACGCAGCCTGAAATTTTACATTTAAAAGCTCCGATTGGTGGCTTTAGAACAAAACCCGTGCTAGAATGGCAAAATGATAGCATTCAGCCGAAGCCTTCTCCTACAGTAATGTTGTATAAACAATTACATTTAACAGAGGAACAAATAAATGGATATAAAATGATTCTGTTTTTTAAATTTTACAAAGTTCAAAATACTAAGAATCCGGTACGTTATTACAAGAATTTCCAAAAACAATGGAAACAAAGTTTGTATTGGGCGAATCAATTAATTACGAAATAA
- a CDS encoding MBOAT family O-acyltransferase — protein sequence MFFNSLAFAIFLPIVFSLYWFVFNKNKSTQNALLIVASYYFYSCWDWRFLFLLVFSTFLDYYTGIQIEKGKSEKSRKFWFWLSILVNLGFLGIFKYYNFFASSFSELLNSAGLKVNPFLLNVILPVGISFYTFHGLSYVIDIYYKRIKAEYNFVDYSLFVSYFPLLVAGPIERATHLLPQVKVKREFDFEKAKEGVCQIIWGLVKKVIVADTCATYANAIFDNYTSMNTFSLILGAVYFAFQIYGDFSGYSDIALGVSKLFGLDLLRNFNYPYFSRDIAEFWRRWHISLSSWFRDYLYIPLGGSKGGIWMKIRNTFIIFVVSGFWHGANWTYVVWGFINAVYFLPLLLSNSNRNNIDAIQLKFNFDSVKVVISIVCTFFLTCIAWVFFRAKTITDAISYLKRIVTNRDFKFQYLDNERYSYELLLLLGIFVLIEWNNRTKEEPLSGNRNILKIALAIGAIMAFGTFSDYKEFIYFQF from the coding sequence ATGTTTTTTAATTCCCTTGCTTTTGCTATTTTTTTACCAATCGTTTTTTCCTTATATTGGTTCGTTTTTAATAAAAACAAGAGCACTCAAAATGCTTTATTAATTGTTGCCAGCTATTATTTTTATTCCTGTTGGGATTGGAGATTTTTGTTTTTGTTAGTTTTTTCAACTTTTCTGGATTACTATACTGGAATTCAGATTGAAAAAGGAAAGTCTGAAAAAAGCCGTAAGTTTTGGTTCTGGCTTAGTATTTTGGTCAATTTAGGATTTTTAGGAATCTTTAAATATTACAACTTTTTTGCCTCTTCGTTTTCCGAATTGTTAAATTCGGCAGGGCTAAAAGTAAACCCATTTTTATTGAATGTAATCCTTCCAGTTGGAATTTCATTTTATACTTTTCACGGATTATCATATGTTATTGACATCTATTATAAACGTATTAAAGCGGAATATAATTTTGTCGATTATTCTTTATTCGTGAGCTATTTTCCACTCTTGGTAGCAGGACCAATAGAAAGAGCTACCCATTTATTGCCACAGGTAAAAGTAAAAAGAGAGTTTGATTTTGAAAAGGCCAAAGAAGGGGTTTGTCAAATTATTTGGGGTCTCGTAAAAAAAGTTATCGTAGCAGATACTTGTGCTACTTATGCGAATGCCATTTTTGATAATTATACATCAATGAATACATTTTCTTTAATTTTAGGGGCGGTTTACTTTGCTTTTCAGATTTATGGAGACTTTTCAGGTTATTCAGACATTGCTTTGGGAGTGTCAAAATTGTTTGGTTTAGATCTGCTGCGAAATTTCAATTATCCATACTTTTCAAGAGATATAGCAGAGTTTTGGCGTCGTTGGCATATTTCACTTTCCTCATGGTTTCGGGATTATTTATATATTCCTCTCGGAGGAAGTAAAGGTGGAATCTGGATGAAAATCAGGAATACATTTATCATTTTTGTAGTTAGTGGTTTTTGGCATGGAGCCAATTGGACTTATGTTGTATGGGGATTTATAAATGCTGTTTATTTCCTTCCATTACTTTTATCAAATAGTAATAGAAATAATATAGATGCTATTCAGCTGAAATTTAATTTTGATTCTGTAAAAGTTGTAATCAGTATCGTTTGTACTTTTTTCCTTACCTGTATAGCTTGGGTTTTCTTTAGAGCCAAAACGATTACAGATGCTATTTCGTATTTAAAGCGAATTGTGACAAATAGAGATTTTAAATTTCAGTATTTAGATAATGAACGTTATAGTTATGAGTTGCTACTTTTGTTAGGAATATTTGTTTTAATCGAATGGAATAATAGAACTAAGGAAGAACCTCTCTCTGGTAATAGAAATATCCTTAAAATAGCCCTGGCAATAGGGGCAATCATGGCTTTTGGTACTTTTTCAGATTATAAAGAATTTATATATTTTCAATTTTAA